Proteins encoded within one genomic window of Dyadobacter chenhuakuii:
- a CDS encoding enoyl-CoA hydratase/isomerase family protein has protein sequence MYQHIIFENARGIARITLNRPQVYHALSPALINEITIAVKAAESDESVRVIIITGEGDKAFCSGADLKETAGSGQGAGEILREYYNPMIQAIRNIPKPVICRLNGLAVGAGCSLALACDVVIAREDTYLSLLFVQIGLMPDAGATFFLPRLVGAARAFDIASTGRKVYAPEAASIGLISRSVRADELDAEIERAAAYYRDAPTQAIGAMKLVMNESFHSNLAQMQQHELENQERLFNTHDAQEGISSFLQKKKPDFQGK, from the coding sequence ATGTACCAGCACATTATTTTCGAAAACGCACGTGGCATTGCCAGGATCACGCTGAACCGGCCGCAGGTTTACCATGCACTAAGCCCTGCATTGATCAACGAAATTACCATTGCCGTTAAAGCAGCCGAAAGCGATGAATCCGTTCGCGTCATCATCATCACCGGCGAGGGCGACAAAGCATTTTGTTCCGGCGCAGATTTGAAAGAAACCGCAGGCTCAGGGCAGGGTGCCGGTGAGATTTTGCGGGAATATTATAACCCTATGATCCAGGCCATCCGGAACATTCCAAAGCCCGTGATTTGCAGGCTCAACGGTCTGGCAGTAGGAGCGGGGTGCTCACTCGCGCTGGCCTGTGACGTCGTCATTGCGCGTGAAGACACTTATTTAAGCTTATTATTTGTTCAAATCGGCCTCATGCCCGACGCCGGGGCGACATTCTTCCTGCCTCGCTTGGTCGGCGCCGCCCGCGCTTTCGACATTGCATCCACCGGCAGAAAAGTCTACGCCCCGGAAGCCGCCAGCATCGGTCTCATCAGCAGATCCGTGCGCGCAGACGAGCTGGACGCAGAAATCGAGAGGGCCGCTGCTTACTACCGCGATGCACCCACGCAAGCCATCGGCGCCATGAAGCTCGTCATGAACGAATCTTTTCATTCCAATCTGGCTCAAATGCAGCAACACGAACTCGAAAACCAGGAAAGACTATTCAACACCCACGATGCCCAGGAAGGAATTTCTTCATTTTTGCAAAAGAAAAAGCCTGATTTTCAGGGGAAGTAA
- the asnS gene encoding asparagine--tRNA ligase, producing the protein MGPLQIKDILQTSPENQSVTVKGWVRTKRESKNAIFIALNDGSTIHNIQAVAEPGQFSAELLSTVTTGSCLKITGQLVESQGSGQAVEVKIDDILVYGTADPESFPLQPKKHSLEFLREIAHLRPRTNTFSAILRIRHALAFAVHQYFNDGGFFYLHTPVITASDAEGAGEMFRVTTLNLNKLPRTEEGAINFKEDFFGREANLTVSGQLEGELGAMALSKIYTFGPTFRAENSNTTRHLAEFWMIEPEMAFFELEDNMNLAEDFVKKVITYALIHCKDDLNFLQNRLAEEDKNKPQNERSIPLLEKLSFVVDNPFERLTYTEAIEILLKSKPHKEKKFQYPVGWGIDLSSEHERYLVEKHFKKPVILTNYPKEIKSFYMKLDEDGKTVRAMDVLFPGIGEIIGGSQREEDYDKLLGRVKEVGIDPENLWWYLETRKFGTAPHSGFGLGFERLVLFVTGMSNIRDVIPFPRYPKSAEF; encoded by the coding sequence ATGGGACCGCTGCAGATTAAAGACATTTTACAGACTTCTCCTGAAAACCAGTCCGTTACAGTAAAAGGATGGGTCAGGACAAAACGTGAGAGCAAAAACGCGATTTTCATTGCGTTGAATGACGGTTCCACCATTCATAATATTCAGGCTGTGGCTGAGCCCGGCCAGTTTTCTGCTGAACTGCTGAGCACGGTTACCACCGGTTCTTGCCTTAAAATCACTGGTCAACTTGTTGAATCACAAGGTTCTGGTCAGGCTGTCGAGGTGAAGATCGACGACATTCTGGTTTACGGAACGGCTGATCCGGAGTCTTTTCCTTTGCAGCCTAAAAAGCATTCACTCGAATTTTTACGCGAAATAGCGCATTTGCGCCCCCGTACCAACACTTTCAGTGCGATCCTGCGCATTCGCCATGCATTGGCTTTTGCAGTGCATCAATATTTCAATGATGGTGGATTTTTCTATCTGCACACGCCTGTTATTACGGCTTCGGATGCGGAAGGAGCGGGTGAAATGTTCCGGGTTACGACATTGAATCTCAATAAGTTGCCAAGAACGGAAGAAGGAGCAATCAATTTTAAAGAGGATTTCTTCGGAAGAGAGGCCAACCTGACGGTTTCAGGCCAGCTGGAAGGCGAGCTGGGTGCGATGGCGCTTTCCAAAATTTATACATTCGGGCCAACATTCCGTGCCGAAAACTCTAATACGACGCGGCATTTGGCGGAATTCTGGATGATTGAGCCCGAAATGGCATTTTTCGAGCTGGAAGATAACATGAACCTGGCAGAGGATTTTGTCAAAAAAGTGATCACTTATGCATTGATCCATTGCAAAGACGATCTAAATTTCTTGCAAAACAGGCTTGCGGAAGAAGATAAGAACAAGCCACAAAACGAGCGCTCGATCCCGCTCCTTGAAAAACTGAGCTTCGTGGTGGATAATCCTTTCGAGCGCCTTACTTACACAGAGGCCATTGAAATTTTATTAAAATCAAAACCACATAAAGAAAAGAAATTCCAATATCCAGTCGGCTGGGGAATCGACCTTTCCAGCGAGCATGAGCGTTATCTGGTGGAAAAACATTTCAAAAAGCCGGTTATTCTTACCAACTATCCGAAGGAGATCAAGTCGTTTTACATGAAACTGGACGAGGATGGAAAAACGGTGCGCGCGATGGACGTTTTGTTCCCCGGCATCGGCGAAATCATCGGCGGAAGTCAGCGTGAAGAGGATTATGACAAGCTGCTGGGTCGCGTGAAAGAAGTAGGCATTGATCCCGAAAACCTGTGGTGGTATCTCGAAACACGTAAATTCGGAACCGCACCGCATTCCGGTTTCGGACTTGGCTTCGAACGTTTGGTGCTGTTTGTGACAGGCATGAGCAACATTCGGGACGTGATTCCTTTCCCGCGCTATCCTAAGAGCGCAGAGTTTTAA
- a CDS encoding T9SS type A sorting domain-containing protein: MQLPDRFKKCAWHIVSGLFLALPSFSQIPEPPKTVQSPNNSHLGIFGDFEVSLFTGKPEITVSLQTLESGPVSLPLALIYDASGVRPDIHPGWTGMNWGLSTHYAVIRTVKDAPDEGLPGSPSEPGYLHAPVRNALNFGAADWAATAKLENLGFNAPSFDMEPDEFSFNAPGLSGKFVMGHDGQWKVFCDQAVKVELISSILTDIPFKPPYWTGNLWNQINNGKYNPTMQGFYITDESGAKYEFGGSTANMEFSIDFFNQGKANWICNSWHLKSITQHTGQSINFSYERGSFVAQMYFSIFNKAASVNGGGFFGCGNWSSLINEYGAYNGKLISPIYLKEIVSDNFKVKFISNESTELRYTDDVFTTYVNKLVNAGGSKLDFLTFLHNCYYPVYNQSLCNNPAESLTQLLAKLKWRKLDKIQIANGGGSIVKEFELTYNNVATERLMLQKVQEKSGYNASKLPAYEFSYFSAQGLSLPGYCKSHTDHWGFYNGKAIDVANDFNAVASYGNTHRTPAVNKNIYRLGSLTQIKFPTSGITKFWFEPHTYAKEVKLKRWEGVDAFATNQVAGGLRIKEIHSYDPASPNPPVKKKYYYLSGFDPANADTTSLLSSGVLGGKTQYYWPNYMPKPDAPNATVSEQIFSTQSVLPATENSLGAHIGYTNVIEWASTDGWNVHTYSNFENGYADSAPTGFIQPGSTPYQPYNSNAFKRGKLLALETYTKNGTPVAKTTYQYEAVGNIADYSARSVKTALTTLCNTRTYCYEGTAYFINMQKFLPVQHVSVTYDQDSPLQNVVSATRSYQYWPNGQLHIQGQPDSKGKEIKTAFTYPSNQNDAISIAMTAKNLIGAPTSVFKYTGPELAPVGLTLRNVKFDLFNGFYLSKKVESGIGTAKPMSMTTDLEFLTYDSRGNLQTYNERNGSITKLEYYGPAELGKVDLLKTRTVAEGSALAQSTAYNHKPLIGIESSTDANAKSLFYEYDDFNRLKSVRTGNAGGTVRKSYCYNYSGQVVECAALAPKGSIAASGLVLLAEQALPVTLVEFLASKQEKITILKWSTTSETNGERFDIQRSQNGKNWFTIGWQQAMGTSDSLKTYLFTDASPLQGENLYRLKMVDSDSTFSYSRLQSVVFDTAINIALYPNPITVGENLNVLTDDLGKIANIRIFDTSGTLMHESAPARAINISKLPSGLYMVQITCTDGSISTHRVMKQ; encoded by the coding sequence ATGCAGTTACCCGACAGATTTAAGAAATGTGCCTGGCATATTGTGTCCGGGCTTTTTCTCGCCCTCCCCTCTTTTTCTCAAATCCCTGAACCTCCCAAAACTGTCCAAAGCCCTAATAATTCACACTTGGGGATATTCGGTGATTTTGAAGTGTCCCTTTTTACAGGAAAACCAGAAATAACGGTTTCGCTTCAAACCTTGGAAAGCGGTCCCGTTTCACTTCCGCTTGCACTGATCTACGATGCCTCAGGAGTCCGTCCGGATATACACCCAGGCTGGACAGGCATGAACTGGGGCTTATCCACCCATTATGCCGTGATACGTACAGTCAAAGATGCGCCTGACGAAGGTCTTCCGGGCTCTCCTTCCGAGCCTGGCTACTTACACGCGCCGGTAAGAAATGCGTTGAATTTTGGCGCAGCGGATTGGGCCGCAACAGCAAAACTTGAAAACCTGGGATTTAATGCACCCTCATTTGACATGGAACCCGATGAGTTCAGTTTTAACGCGCCCGGGCTCAGCGGAAAATTTGTGATGGGTCATGACGGCCAGTGGAAAGTTTTTTGTGACCAGGCAGTAAAAGTTGAGTTGATTAGTTCCATTTTGACCGACATTCCTTTCAAACCGCCTTACTGGACAGGTAATTTGTGGAATCAGATCAATAATGGCAAATACAATCCCACAATGCAGGGCTTTTACATTACAGATGAAAGTGGGGCAAAGTATGAATTTGGCGGCTCAACGGCCAATATGGAGTTCAGCATTGATTTCTTTAATCAGGGAAAAGCAAACTGGATTTGCAATTCCTGGCACCTTAAATCCATAACCCAACACACAGGCCAATCTATCAATTTCAGTTACGAGCGAGGCAGTTTTGTTGCGCAAATGTACTTTTCTATTTTCAATAAAGCTGCCAGTGTAAATGGTGGCGGTTTTTTTGGCTGTGGTAACTGGTCTTCACTTATAAATGAATACGGTGCCTATAATGGCAAGCTTATCTCTCCTATTTATCTCAAAGAAATTGTTTCTGACAACTTCAAAGTCAAATTTATTTCCAACGAAAGTACCGAGCTGCGCTACACAGATGACGTTTTTACAACTTATGTCAATAAGCTCGTGAATGCTGGCGGCAGCAAGCTCGATTTTCTCACTTTTTTGCACAATTGCTATTATCCTGTTTATAATCAAAGTCTTTGTAACAATCCGGCAGAGTCCCTGACGCAGCTTTTGGCCAAGTTGAAATGGCGGAAGCTGGACAAAATTCAGATCGCAAACGGCGGTGGAAGCATTGTGAAGGAATTTGAATTGACGTATAATAATGTAGCGACTGAGCGGTTAATGCTTCAAAAAGTTCAGGAAAAATCAGGCTATAATGCAAGCAAGCTCCCCGCTTATGAATTTTCCTACTTTTCTGCGCAAGGGCTTTCCCTACCCGGTTATTGCAAATCGCACACAGATCATTGGGGATTCTATAATGGTAAAGCGATCGACGTTGCCAATGATTTCAATGCAGTTGCCAGCTATGGAAATACGCATCGCACGCCAGCTGTAAACAAGAATATTTACAGGTTGGGCTCGCTTACCCAGATCAAATTCCCGACAAGTGGCATTACGAAGTTCTGGTTCGAACCGCACACCTATGCAAAAGAAGTGAAACTAAAACGCTGGGAAGGTGTGGATGCTTTTGCAACAAATCAAGTGGCTGGTGGTCTGCGTATTAAAGAGATTCACAGCTATGATCCCGCCTCCCCAAATCCTCCTGTGAAAAAGAAGTATTACTATCTGTCAGGTTTCGATCCGGCGAATGCTGATACCACATCGTTGCTTTCCAGTGGAGTGCTAGGCGGGAAAACTCAGTACTATTGGCCAAATTACATGCCCAAACCGGATGCGCCCAATGCAACTGTATCCGAGCAAATTTTTTCAACACAATCTGTACTACCAGCCACAGAAAACAGCCTAGGTGCCCATATTGGCTATACGAACGTCATCGAATGGGCTTCTACGGACGGCTGGAACGTGCATACTTACAGCAATTTCGAGAACGGATATGCGGATTCCGCTCCAACCGGTTTTATCCAACCAGGATCAACACCTTACCAACCTTACAACAGCAACGCATTCAAAAGAGGCAAGCTGCTTGCACTTGAAACTTACACTAAGAATGGCACTCCTGTTGCGAAAACGACCTATCAATATGAGGCTGTGGGCAACATTGCAGACTATTCTGCGAGATCAGTAAAAACCGCACTGACGACGCTATGCAATACCCGGACCTATTGCTACGAGGGAACGGCCTATTTTATCAATATGCAGAAATTTCTGCCTGTTCAGCATGTAAGCGTTACCTACGATCAGGACAGCCCTTTACAGAATGTTGTGTCTGCAACACGGTCCTATCAATACTGGCCGAACGGGCAGTTGCATATCCAGGGCCAGCCAGACAGTAAGGGAAAAGAAATTAAAACAGCGTTTACCTACCCTTCCAACCAGAACGATGCAATCAGCATTGCAATGACTGCGAAAAACCTCATTGGAGCACCAACTTCCGTGTTTAAATACACCGGCCCTGAATTGGCACCCGTGGGATTAACCCTTAGAAATGTCAAATTTGACTTGTTCAATGGATTTTATTTATCCAAAAAAGTAGAAAGCGGTATTGGGACGGCAAAACCAATGTCGATGACAACCGACCTGGAATTTCTTACCTATGACAGCAGGGGCAACTTGCAGACATACAACGAGCGCAATGGATCGATCACCAAACTTGAATATTATGGCCCGGCTGAATTAGGAAAGGTGGATTTACTAAAAACACGAACTGTTGCAGAAGGCTCCGCATTAGCGCAATCGACAGCATATAATCATAAACCTCTTATTGGAATCGAAAGCAGCACTGACGCAAATGCAAAGTCGCTTTTTTACGAATACGATGATTTTAACCGGCTAAAAAGCGTCCGCACAGGCAACGCGGGCGGCACTGTGCGAAAGTCTTACTGCTACAACTATTCAGGACAGGTCGTTGAATGTGCGGCGCTGGCACCCAAAGGCAGCATTGCGGCAAGTGGCCTCGTACTTTTGGCCGAGCAAGCCTTGCCAGTGACCCTGGTAGAGTTCCTTGCTTCTAAACAAGAAAAGATAACCATCCTAAAATGGTCCACTACGAGTGAAACCAATGGTGAACGATTTGACATCCAACGCAGCCAGAATGGAAAAAACTGGTTCACAATCGGATGGCAGCAAGCAATGGGAACGAGCGACTCTTTGAAAACCTATCTCTTCACAGATGCCAGTCCGCTGCAAGGCGAGAATCTATACAGGTTGAAAATGGTGGACAGTGACAGCACTTTTTCTTACAGCCGCCTCCAAAGCGTCGTTTTTGACACGGCTATTAACATCGCGCTTTATCCGAACCCTATCACCGTTGGTGAAAATTTAAATGTGCTGACTGACGACCTCGGTAAGATTGCAAACATCCGCATTTTCGACACTTCCGGCACATTAATGCATGAATCGGCACCGGCCAGAGCCATCAACATTTCCAAACTCCCGTCCGGCCTTTACATGGTCCAGATCACCTGCACAGATGGAAGCATTTCCACCCATCGCGTCATGAAACAGTGA
- a CDS encoding DUF6443 domain-containing protein: MNHYLKYMLLAFLLSGPVKAQQTNSRNYVISRIYKQSGADINDVSKVATEVQYLDGLGRPLQNILVGQSPLGKDLVYTNEFDAAGRQPRQYLPYVSVGNGAYQSNAPADAAAWYNANSAGLQAADLARPYQETLYETSPASRITNQRAPGNKSVSSVVRLKTNATNQINRYDYDPVANTIVQVGQYAAGALTYINNTDEQGNVTNEFTDLLGQTICRQVIAAAGNTLSTYYVYDDLKLLRAVLQPGFQDVASLTDYAFTYDYDERGRMVVRKVPGSGMTEFAYDQYDRLVMSRDANQKIRNVWAFIKYDAQNRPILIGEIASALARTDWSVVVDANTQHHEDRNNGINAGYTLDKTAPKNATEANLLNITFYDDYAFSKAANLSYNAAYYPSANLSVKSQVTGSRTRMLPGSGAAGGWLTTVTYYDAEYRPIQATCELYDLGAGGIERVSSQYKYDLAPIISEQKTEQLLAGNVTHSHLATYSYDHADRLLSVKEKIISGANTKEAYTLAQRYNTLGQLQSKWLHSEDGTKFRLRTNYTHNIRGWLTEGKTAYKKDVNGPDLPYYGFNLAYDNGPNYTNGNISQMQWLGKDEANFSKGLTFSYDGANRLLGSSGLNAYPDTEKSITYDKNGNIKTLVRAGAAVDNLTYTYLGNRLSSVTDGSGNNLGVKNGVSNYAYDDNGNITGDGNRGATLTHNYLNLPKTIKIAAKTFTYDYDANGSKHKYAGDTLILKYAGNFEYRQVAAVNKLYRVALSEGQAVFRDNKLAFEYSLKDHLGNVRVVFDEEGQVLQKTDYYAFGLSIDRNNPVQTPAVRNGVNRYLYNNKELQVGSGYLDYGARMYMPEIGRWELWILWRRRCQLGLHTVTVSITQLDLSIP, from the coding sequence ATGAATCATTATTTAAAATACATGCTCCTGGCATTTCTATTGTCAGGACCAGTAAAAGCACAGCAAACAAATAGTCGTAATTATGTCATTTCTCGCATCTACAAGCAATCCGGAGCTGATATAAATGATGTAAGCAAGGTGGCTACAGAAGTGCAATACCTGGATGGTCTTGGTCGCCCGCTTCAAAATATTCTCGTAGGACAGAGCCCGTTAGGTAAAGATTTGGTTTACACCAATGAGTTTGATGCGGCAGGCAGGCAGCCCAGGCAATATCTACCCTATGTTTCTGTTGGAAATGGTGCTTACCAAAGCAATGCCCCAGCAGATGCTGCGGCCTGGTACAATGCCAATTCTGCAGGGTTACAAGCTGCCGATCTGGCAAGACCTTACCAGGAAACACTTTACGAAACCTCACCTGCGAGCCGCATCACCAACCAGCGTGCGCCAGGCAATAAAAGCGTCAGCTCGGTGGTCAGGCTCAAAACCAACGCCACCAACCAGATCAATCGCTATGATTATGACCCGGTTGCCAATACAATCGTACAAGTGGGCCAGTATGCAGCCGGGGCATTGACCTACATCAACAACACGGATGAACAGGGTAATGTAACCAATGAATTCACTGACCTGCTCGGGCAGACGATCTGTCGGCAAGTTATAGCAGCGGCCGGAAACACATTGTCCACCTACTATGTTTACGATGATCTGAAATTGCTAAGGGCAGTACTACAGCCTGGTTTCCAGGATGTAGCATCATTAACCGATTATGCATTTACTTATGACTACGATGAACGCGGAAGAATGGTCGTCAGGAAAGTCCCTGGTTCGGGCATGACCGAATTCGCTTATGACCAGTATGACAGGCTGGTTATGTCAAGGGACGCCAATCAGAAAATCCGCAATGTTTGGGCATTTATTAAATATGATGCGCAGAACAGACCAATCCTCATCGGTGAAATTGCCTCAGCGCTAGCCAGAACCGACTGGTCGGTTGTAGTTGATGCAAACACACAGCATCACGAAGATCGCAACAACGGTATAAATGCAGGTTATACGCTTGATAAAACGGCGCCTAAAAATGCGACGGAAGCCAATTTGCTAAACATTACCTTTTATGATGATTACGCCTTTTCAAAAGCCGCCAACCTATCTTATAACGCTGCTTATTACCCATCTGCCAATCTAAGTGTGAAATCGCAAGTCACCGGAAGCCGGACTAGGATGCTGCCGGGCAGCGGAGCGGCAGGAGGCTGGCTTACAACCGTTACCTATTATGATGCGGAATATCGCCCGATCCAGGCCACGTGTGAACTTTACGATTTGGGAGCGGGAGGCATCGAAAGGGTTTCCTCTCAATACAAGTATGATCTCGCTCCTATAATTTCCGAGCAGAAAACAGAGCAACTATTGGCAGGCAATGTTACCCACTCGCATCTGGCCACTTACTCCTACGACCATGCAGACCGGCTTCTGAGCGTTAAAGAGAAGATTATCAGCGGCGCAAATACCAAAGAAGCTTACACGCTGGCACAGCGCTACAATACATTGGGCCAGCTGCAAAGTAAATGGCTGCATTCCGAAGATGGCACGAAATTCAGGCTTCGGACAAATTATACCCATAATATCCGCGGCTGGCTGACAGAAGGAAAAACAGCCTACAAAAAGGACGTAAATGGACCGGACCTTCCCTACTACGGTTTCAACCTCGCCTATGATAATGGTCCAAATTACACCAATGGCAACATCAGTCAGATGCAATGGCTGGGCAAAGACGAAGCCAATTTCAGCAAAGGGCTCACATTCAGCTATGACGGTGCCAACAGGTTGTTAGGATCCAGCGGACTTAACGCTTATCCGGATACAGAAAAGAGCATTACTTATGACAAAAACGGCAACATTAAGACGCTTGTAAGGGCAGGAGCCGCCGTCGATAACCTGACTTACACTTACCTCGGCAATCGGCTTTCGTCAGTCACAGACGGCTCCGGCAATAACCTGGGCGTCAAAAACGGCGTCAGTAATTATGCCTATGATGACAATGGCAACATCACCGGCGACGGCAACCGCGGCGCGACGCTTACCCACAATTATCTGAACCTGCCCAAAACCATCAAAATCGCAGCTAAAACATTCACATACGATTACGATGCAAACGGAAGCAAACACAAATACGCGGGGGACACATTGATCCTGAAATACGCTGGAAACTTCGAATACAGGCAAGTAGCAGCGGTAAATAAGCTCTACAGAGTAGCCCTATCAGAAGGCCAAGCCGTATTCCGGGACAACAAGCTGGCATTTGAATATAGTTTGAAGGACCATTTGGGTAATGTTCGGGTTGTGTTTGACGAAGAAGGACAAGTTTTGCAAAAAACGGATTATTATGCGTTTGGGTTGAGTATTGACAGAAATAACCCGGTTCAGACACCTGCTGTGAGGAATGGAGTGAATCGTTATCTTTACAATAATAAGGAGTTGCAGGTGGGTAGCGGGTATCTGGATTACGGCGCGAGGATGTATATGCCAGAGATTGGGCGTTGGGAGTTGTGGATCCTTTGGCGGAGAAGATGCCAGCTTGGTCTCCATACAGTTACGGTTTCAATAACCCAATTAGATTTGTCGATCCCTTAG